The Quercus robur chromosome 3, dhQueRobu3.1, whole genome shotgun sequence DNA segment acttccaaaaaaaaaaaagaagtatttgTTGCTAGCGATTATAAATTGAGGCTGCTCACTTGGGCTATTTTCATTCCCTCGTTTTGACCACAGTTTATTTTTCTAAACTTCGCACTACCTTTtgctttgaatttaattattgtaagtTTTTTCAGCTAAGCATATGCCTCAGCTCAGCCCTCAGGAGGCACCAAAAGTGAAAAAGGCGTGCCTAACACCTTACTTGAGTGTTGATAATTGAAGTAAAAAGTCTTGGTGTGTATTATACCACTTCACCTCAAAGGTGTTCCTCAAAAATCCTTTATTTTATAGGTAGTATAAATTATTGACCATCTATGTAAATTTTGCCACAGGCTTAGACTGCATCTAGAAAAGGCATTCTGTTTGGTAGTGTTTTCAGTTGCCTatcaaaaatctgaatttttcaaTGATTTTGTTGGTAACACCAACCAccatcctttctttttctcttccttatCAGTAATGCACTAATGccaatcttttttaattattggatTATCTTATTTAGTTGTAATTGAAGAGACATGAACAAAGACTTAACCCAGAAAATTGCATCCTTAAAATTCAACTTAGCTCTTTGATGTTTTTGCATTAGATTTCCCTTTTGTTGTATGTGGATTTGAACGCTAGTAAATTAATTGGTGgtagtaaattaattttgactAGAATTTAAAGATAGCACCTGGGATGAGGCTTAAGGACAACTCTGGGAACTGGTTCATGCTTCAACGAATAGTACCAATATCCAAGAGGATATATTGTCTACTCGACCCCAGGTTTCAGAGTGCTGTTTTAGCTTATATCTCATAGAATTGGTAACTAAcatctttttcctcttttatggatcagtagtaaaataatttacgAGAATGCCAGAAAAAAATTAGGACACCTTAGTATGATAGGCATACAAAGGAAGGACAGAGAGAAGCGAGCTCAAAAACTGAGAACTTGAATCCTATAAAAGAAAGCATCAATGaaatccaaaaagaaaacaaaattttacaacCATGGAGAATcaaagaggaaagagaaaagcATCTTCAGCAACTTCTTTATCTTGCTAGAAAGCTCGACTTCTAAAATCCTCTGATAGGCTCGAACAAATCATCATCGTCCATACGACTAGTGACGGACGGCCTAAACAAGATCGTCCTGGAAGAAATGACCGTCGCTCAAGGACGAGTAAACCCACTTCCACCCCTCGAGGAACCGTTATAAAACATTAATCAACCTTCAGACCGTTGGGAGGAGCAGCTCACCATTAACACCCCGCAGGGGCGTTACCAAGCAAGAATAAAGTCTCCATCAAGACTCCACCAATGGCTAGAAGAAACCACCTGTAAGTGCGTGCATATAAATACATAATCCCAAAACGGGTGGAGGTAAGGCAAAAACTTTAGTACATTATTTTCACAGCTCTCTTTTGTCAATctttctaactttggcatcggagacttttTGGCAGGCACCACGCCGGCAAATTACACCCGTTCTTCCCTTCACTCGTTATTGAGGATTAGGTTGGTTGAGGACGACTTCCATCTGGACGATCATAATTGGCTGACGATTTgagcatcatcagtttggcgccgtctgtgggaacgatTGAACATGTGATTTGTCCCCGGTCCAGATGGAATCCAGTACAAACCCAGATCCCGCTGCATTGGCCCTACAAATCCAGTCGCTATTAGCCACTGTGGAGGAACTCACCAGACAGAACCAAGAGATGAAGCAACGGTTGCTACAAGAAAGTAATCGTGCAGACAGGGGCGACGAAGAAGACAGCAACAGAAGGCGAACCAACACTCCGAAAGAGGCAAGCTCAGATCTCTTAAGAGagatgaggaaagagatggacgaactgAGGAACGCCATCAAAGGAAAAACGGACCAAAGCCTGGAGAGGATCGTCCGGAAGACGGACTCACCTTTTACCATGGTCGTCCAGGAGTGCCCAGTACCCTCCAAGTTCCGTCTACCCCAGCTAGAACCCTTCGACGGGCTGAAAGATCCCTTGGATCACCTGAATACCTTCAGGACGACCCTAGGCCTCCAACAGCCACCTAATGAGATTTTGTGTCGCTCCTTCCCTATAACTCTCAAAGGAGTAGCTAGGGAGTGGTTCAACAAGTTGCCAACATCGTCCATTGATAACTTCGAACAGTTAAGCAGTTCCTTTATTCGTCATTTCGTAGGCAGGCAGCGTCCAAAAAGGATTGCCGACCATCTGCTCACCATCAGACAAGGAGataaggaaccattgagatctTATGTGACACGTTTCACCCGAGGAATGCTGGAAGTAAACGAGGCGGATGACAAGGTACATCTCACAACCTTCAAAGCAGGGTTGAAGTCTAAAGATTTTGTGGCATCTGTGGCAAAGAACCCCCCTAAGACAATGGCCGAGGCATTGTTGAAagcacagaagtacatgaacgcgGAAGAAGCCCTAGCAGCCATTGACGGAGCAGAAAAgaacaaggaaaagaagaaggaaaaggaggacGATCGACGAGGGCAAAAAAGGGATCGGGCTGATCGACGGAATGACGATGGAAACAGGCAGAGGGAGGACAAGAACCCTCGTCCAGCGAAATTCACACCGCTGATGATGCCCGTTGACCAGATTCTGACGGAGATAAGGGACGAACCATCTCTCAAGTGGCCGAGACCACTCCATTCAGCGCTTGGTTTGCGCGACAAGAGGAAATACTACCGCTTCCACAAAGATCATGGGCATTACACGGAGGATTGCAGGGACCTGAAAGAGCAGATTGAAGAGCTCGTCCATAATGGGAAACTACAACAGTATATAAAAAGGGGAGATTCTGGCAAGTACGGACAGAAAAGCCAACAAGGTAGTTCAAGGAGAGACGAAGACCGCCCCCAACCTCGTCCACAAAACGCACTGGGGGAGATAAAAACTATCATCAGAGGACCAACCACTGGGGGATCATTCAAATCCCTCAGGAAATCATACCAAAGGTAGGTAAACAGTGTCCACAGTATACCCCCGTTGAAGCAAAGACGAACCAATGGAGACTTGTACTTCTCTGAGGAAGATGCCAGAAGTGTAAAGCAACCCCATGATGACCCACTCGTCATTATGATCATGATCGAGGGGTTCAACACGCGAAGAGTCCTGGTCGACAGTGGAAGCTCAGCCGACATAATCTATCTTCCTGTCTTCCAGCAACTAAAACTAGACCCAAAAAGGCTCTGTCCTTTTGAGTCTCCCCTCGTCAGCTTCAGTGGGGACAAGGTATACCCCAGGGGAATAGTGACGTTAACAGTGACAGTCGGATCATACCCCCTCCAGGTAACCAACCAGCACAATTTCCTAATAGTGGACTCACCCTCGTCCTACAATGTGATCATAAGAAGACCAATGCTCAATCGTTGGAAGGCTGCTATTTCCACCTACTGCTTAAAGGTGAAGTTCCCAACAGAATAGGAGATCGGAGAAATTAAAGAAGACTAGGTGTTGGCAAGAGAATGCTATCAGGCCGTCTTGGCCTCAAAAGAGAACCATATGTGGATGATCAAAGAGAAATCGCCAGAGATTGTGGAAAAGCTTGAAACGGTAGAGCTGGCTGAAGGGAGTCCACCAAAGACGACCCAAATAGGGACGAGCCTAAGTCCCAGGACAAAGGAAGAGATCGTCAGCTTCCTGAAAAGCAACCTCGATATATTCACATGGAGCCACGAAGATATGTCGGGAATCCCAGCAAGCCTCATCTAGCATCACCTGAATGTTGACCCGGGAAAGAAGCCCGTCCAGCAGAAAAGGAGAGTCTTTGCCCCCGAGCGAAACAAGGCAGTGATGGACGAAGTAAATAAGTTACTTGCAGCCAAATTTATTCGGGAAGTCCACTACCCCAAGTGGTTGGCCAACGTAGTCATGGTCAAAAAAGCAAATGGGATGTGGAGAATGTGTGTCGACTTTACAGACCTAAATCAAGCCTGCCCAAAAGACAGTTTCCCACTACCCAGAATCGACTAGCTAGTGGATTCCACAGCAGGGCACAAACTTCTCACGTTTATGGACGCGTTCTCCGGATATAACTAGATACAAATGgtagaagaagaccaagaaaaGACTGCTTTTATCACCAGCCAGGGACTATACTGTTACCAGGTCATGCCTTTCGGACTCAAGAACGCAGGTGCCACCTATCAAAGGTTGGTGAACCAGATGTTCGAGAAGCAAATCGGGAGAAACGTGGAGGTTTACGTTGAcaatatgctcgtcaagagcaaaGAGGAGGAAGATCATCTGGACAACCTCAGAGAGACGTTCAATACGCTCAGGCAGTACAGCATGAAGTTGAACTCGTCCAAGTGTGCTTTTGGGGTTTCCTCGGGAAAATTCCTCGGGTTTATGATTTCGCAAAGAGGGATAGAAGCAAACCCCGAGAAGGTCAAAGCCATCCTTGAAATGTCCTCACCCAGGACGATCAAAGAAATGCAATCCCTCACAGGAAGAATAGTAGCCCTCAACAAGTTCGTCTCGAAGGTTACAGACAAATGCCTTCCATTCTTCAAGACTTTGAAGAAAGTGTTTTCCTGGACGGAGGAATGCGAAACGGCGTTCCAAGAGTTGAAGCGCTATCCTAGCAACCCTCCGCTCTTAAGCCCGTCGAAAAAGGGCGAAGACTTATTCCTGTACTTAGCTATGTCTGTTACAGCCGTCAGCGCGGCGTTGATCAGAGAAGAAGACAGGTTGCAACTTCCTGTGTATTATGTCAGCCAGGCTTCCCAGGGTGCCGAGGCGCGGTATCCTCGAATAGAGAAGATCACCTTCGCCTTGATTATGGCTTCGAGAAAACTTCGTCCATACTTTCAAGTCAATCCTATCATTGTAATGACAGACCAACCCATCAAAAAAGCAATGAACAAACCTGAAGCAGCAGGACGAATGGTACAGTGGGCAATCGAGTTCAGCCAATTTGACATAAAATACCGTCCACGAACAGCAATAAAAGCGCAGGCATTGGCTGATTTCATAGCAGAATTCACCACCCCTGGGAGCGTAGAGAGTCTCTGGACGATAAACACTGATGGGTCGTCCACTCAGAAAGGAGGCGGAGCAGGCATCGTCATCACTTCCCCTGAGAAAAATGTTCTCAAGTATGGGGTCCAGCTCAAATTCCCTGTAACCAATAACAAGGTGGAATACGAGGCCTTATTGACGGGATTGAGAATAGCTCAGGCACTCGGAGGT contains these protein-coding regions:
- the LOC126719536 gene encoding uncharacterized protein LOC126719536, yielding MESSTNPDPAALALQIQSLLATVEELTRQNQEMKQRLLQESNRADRGDEEDSNRRRTNTPKEASSDLLREMRKEMDELRNAIKGKTDQSLERIVRKTDSPFTMVVQECPVPSKFRLPQLEPFDGLKDPLDHLNTFRTTLGLQQPPNEILCRSFPITLKGVAREWFNKLPTSSIDNFEQLSSSFIRHFVGRQRPKRIADHLLTIRQGDKEPLRSYVTRFTRGMLEVNEADDKVHLTTFKAGLKSKDFVASVAKNPPKTMAEALLKAQKYMNAEEALAAIDGAEKNKEKKKEKEDDRRGQKRDRADRRNDDGNRQREDKNPRPAKFTPLMMPVDQILTEIRDEPSLKWPRPLHSALGLRDKRKYYRFHKDHGHYTEDCRDLKEQIEELVHNGKLQQYIKRGDSGKYGQKSQQGSSRRDEDRPQPRPQNALGEIKTIIRGPTTGGSFKSLRKSYQR